A genomic region of Fodinisporobacter ferrooxydans contains the following coding sequences:
- a CDS encoding ArsR/SmtB family transcription factor, translated as MPHELQIFKAEFFKALSNPLRIRILELLRDGDKYVHELQEHMNVDSSVVSQQLSILRNKDIVYGSKDGAKVMYTVVDPIIFDMLDLAKQLFNNRLKNTIQLLEKIDE; from the coding sequence ATGCCACATGAATTGCAAATATTTAAAGCGGAGTTTTTTAAAGCGTTGAGCAATCCGTTGCGGATTCGAATCCTTGAACTTCTTCGTGATGGAGATAAATATGTACATGAGCTGCAGGAACACATGAACGTGGATAGTTCGGTAGTCTCGCAACAGCTTTCCATCCTGCGCAACAAAGATATTGTATATGGTAGTAAAGACGGGGCAAAGGTCATGTATACGGTCGTTGATCCGATCATTTTCGATATGTTGGATTTGGCCAAACAACTTTTTAACAATCGTCTTAAAAATACCATCCAATTATTAGAAAAGATTGATGAATAG
- a CDS encoding NADH-quinone oxidoreductase subunit B family protein, producing the protein MQQTLERLSNVIRKHFQRSLHIRHLDSGSCNGCEWEAAALLNPVYDIQRFGIDFVASPRHADVLLVTGGVTRNLEEAVRKTYEATSSPKIVLAVGACACGGGMIGETYANYGGLDQIIPVSVYIPGCPPRPQAILQGLLLAIETYAAKTYEKSKIMLKI; encoded by the coding sequence ATGCAACAGACACTGGAGCGATTATCGAATGTCATTCGGAAACATTTCCAAAGATCTCTGCATATTCGACATCTGGATTCCGGTTCATGCAACGGTTGTGAATGGGAAGCTGCGGCGCTGTTAAATCCGGTGTACGATATCCAACGATTTGGAATTGATTTTGTAGCATCACCGCGCCATGCGGATGTATTGCTTGTCACGGGTGGTGTCACACGGAATTTGGAAGAGGCGGTGCGAAAAACATATGAAGCTACTTCATCCCCAAAAATTGTCCTTGCAGTCGGTGCGTGTGCATGTGGGGGAGGGATGATCGGCGAAACGTATGCAAATTATGGGGGATTGGATCAAATCATTCCTGTATCTGTATATATCCCAGGATGCCCTCCGCGTCCACAGGCAATTTTGCAAGGTCTTTTATTAGCAATCGAAACATATGCAGCAAAAACGTATGAAAAAAGCAAAATCATGTTAAAAATCTGA
- a CDS encoding 4Fe-4S binding protein: MYQVVKRLLQSGIGTVKKNELMSSVIAGAGRPVFHQERCDGCGECASACPTDAISLEETGKNSKCLTIFYAACISCGECVTVCKDSAFHMSRELSAPSASLRELQEEFVVMTKEPILEV; encoded by the coding sequence ATGTATCAAGTAGTAAAGAGATTGCTTCAGTCAGGAATCGGAACGGTCAAAAAGAACGAATTGATGAGCTCTGTGATCGCAGGGGCGGGAAGACCTGTTTTCCATCAGGAAAGATGCGACGGCTGTGGAGAGTGTGCATCTGCTTGTCCTACAGATGCGATTTCCTTAGAAGAAACTGGAAAAAACTCAAAATGCTTAACCATTTTTTATGCTGCTTGTATCTCGTGTGGTGAATGTGTTACAGTTTGCAAAGATTCAGCGTTTCATATGTCGAGGGAACTGTCCGCCCCTTCCGCAAGTCTGAGGGAACTGCAAGAGGAGTTTGTCGTCATGACAAAAGAGCCGATATTGGAGGTGTAA
- a CDS encoding NADH-quinone oxidoreductase subunit C: METIIRADRFELPAVCSRILLTGARFLTMVATDEIEAGVDRFVLRYFFLVPMETEIVIVESLVPVRDPSFASVTPVLPAASWYEREIHDLFGIHPQQHPDLRPLILHEDWPTHVYPLRREYPVQMKQPRIEGKFIYPQVEGEGVFEVPVGPIHAGIIEPGHFRFQVMGDSVLHLEAKLFYTHRGIEKRSEGMPLKRGLFLAERICGVCSVSHALSYSQAVEHIAGITVSPRAAYIRTIVAELERLYNHVGDIGNICAGVGFAYGSNHGARLKETLMQLNDRVTGHRYLRGMIDLGGVRKDLTIQNQEDILQVLQDVQKNLQEIVDVILANDIVIDRFANTGRLEQEIAKAFAATGPTARASGLEVDARVDFPYAAYEHFDIAVPTLAEGDVLARYRIRILEANQSIRILQEAIETLPEGDLQIHIPNLEPYQYGIGITESPRGETIHFLMIGKGNTIYRYRVRSASYANWPVVPFTVPGTIIADFPLINKSFELCYACCDR, translated from the coding sequence ATGGAGACTATCATTCGGGCAGATCGTTTTGAATTGCCTGCAGTTTGTTCCCGGATTCTCTTGACTGGCGCGCGTTTTCTTACGATGGTTGCGACGGATGAAATCGAAGCGGGTGTCGATCGCTTTGTTTTGCGGTATTTCTTTCTTGTTCCTATGGAAACAGAAATCGTCATCGTGGAATCGTTGGTTCCCGTGAGAGACCCTTCTTTTGCATCGGTGACGCCCGTTTTACCGGCAGCTTCCTGGTATGAACGGGAGATCCATGATCTTTTTGGCATTCATCCGCAACAGCATCCCGATCTGAGACCGTTGATCTTGCATGAGGATTGGCCAACGCATGTATATCCGCTGCGCCGCGAATATCCGGTGCAAATGAAACAGCCGCGCATCGAAGGAAAATTCATATATCCGCAGGTAGAAGGGGAGGGTGTTTTTGAAGTTCCCGTAGGACCCATACACGCAGGAATCATTGAACCGGGGCATTTTCGGTTTCAAGTGATGGGGGATTCTGTTTTGCATTTGGAAGCAAAGTTGTTTTATACGCATCGCGGGATTGAGAAGCGGAGTGAAGGGATGCCGCTGAAAAGAGGCTTATTTTTGGCGGAACGAATTTGCGGTGTCTGTTCCGTATCCCATGCGTTGTCGTATTCCCAAGCCGTTGAACACATCGCCGGCATAACGGTTTCTCCGCGAGCCGCCTATATTCGTACGATCGTTGCTGAATTGGAGCGGCTCTACAACCATGTTGGGGATATCGGAAATATCTGCGCCGGCGTTGGATTTGCATATGGCTCCAATCATGGAGCCCGTCTGAAAGAAACACTGATGCAATTGAATGACCGCGTGACAGGTCATCGATACCTGCGCGGAATGATTGATTTAGGCGGGGTTCGCAAGGATTTGACGATACAGAACCAAGAAGATATTTTACAAGTTCTGCAGGATGTGCAAAAAAATTTGCAAGAAATCGTAGATGTCATACTAGCAAACGATATTGTTATCGATCGTTTTGCAAATACGGGCCGTCTGGAACAAGAGATTGCCAAGGCGTTTGCCGCTACAGGTCCGACTGCCCGGGCTTCCGGTCTGGAAGTCGATGCCCGTGTAGATTTCCCGTATGCTGCGTATGAGCATTTCGATATCGCCGTACCAACTCTTGCGGAAGGCGATGTGCTGGCACGTTATCGCATTCGGATACTCGAAGCAAATCAATCCATCCGAATCTTGCAAGAGGCAATCGAAACACTTCCAGAAGGGGATTTGCAGATCCACATCCCCAATTTGGAACCCTATCAATATGGAATCGGGATTACTGAATCCCCACGGGGCGAAACTATACACTTTTTAATGATCGGAAAGGGAAATACGATTTATCGGTACCGTGTGCGATCCGCATCCTATGCCAATTGGCCGGTTGTCCCTTTTACCGTTCCCGGTACGATCATTGCTGATTTTCCGCTCATTAATAAAAGTTTTGAACTATGTTACGCATGTTGTGATCGATAA
- a CDS encoding hydrogenase 4 subunit F, whose translation MIELWVVWTPVLTACILLLLKERSKMEWIHIAGSLATTAFSLRTVWDVLIHGAIESPGGFFYVDSLSGVVLVSIAIVGFTAALHSISYIRKEIQEGSLQYNQIKRYYVLFHLFIATMVLVCMVNNMGMLWVAIEATTIVSAFLVAIYRKGEAIEAAWKYLMVCSAGIAIALLGVILVYASSVRSLGSANEVLNWTLLHSATNHLDARFMVLAFVCIMIGFGTKVGLAPMHSWLPDAHSQAPAPISAVLSGVLLNCAMLGLIRFGIVTSHAVGAAFVQHLFIGFGIISIFIAIPFIIVQQDFKRMLAFSTVEHMGIIAVAIGIGGKIGWTAALIQMFHHSMAKSMLFLASGNIAQKYHTKHIARVSGIMKVMPYTGVVFLIGGLAITGVPPMSIFTSEFGIITAGFAQGHAVLASTLVLFVAIIFGAMMFHMAKMAFGEKRERMDIGEVGRLSTVSLFIPLAFVLLLGLYMPETGQQLFQQAMLVIEGSGK comes from the coding sequence ATGATTGAGCTTTGGGTGGTGTGGACCCCCGTTTTAACTGCATGCATACTCCTTTTGTTGAAAGAGCGGAGCAAAATGGAATGGATCCATATTGCAGGCAGTTTGGCGACGACGGCATTCAGTCTTCGAACGGTATGGGATGTCTTGATACACGGCGCAATAGAAAGCCCGGGAGGCTTTTTTTATGTAGACTCTTTAAGTGGAGTTGTACTTGTAAGCATCGCAATTGTCGGTTTTACGGCTGCTTTGCATTCGATCAGCTATATTCGAAAGGAAATACAAGAGGGGAGTTTGCAATACAACCAGATCAAGCGCTATTACGTTTTGTTTCATTTGTTCATCGCCACGATGGTATTGGTTTGTATGGTAAACAATATGGGGATGTTATGGGTTGCGATTGAAGCCACAACGATTGTTTCCGCATTTTTGGTGGCCATCTATCGAAAAGGAGAGGCGATTGAAGCAGCCTGGAAATACCTGATGGTTTGCAGTGCCGGCATTGCGATCGCTCTGCTTGGCGTCATTCTCGTATATGCATCATCGGTTCGCTCTTTGGGTTCCGCTAATGAAGTCTTAAACTGGACACTCTTGCATTCCGCTACGAATCACCTCGATGCAAGGTTTATGGTATTGGCTTTTGTCTGTATCATGATCGGATTCGGTACAAAAGTTGGACTTGCACCCATGCATTCCTGGCTGCCTGACGCCCACAGCCAAGCTCCGGCCCCCATCAGCGCCGTTTTGTCCGGTGTTTTGCTGAACTGTGCAATGCTAGGTTTGATTCGCTTCGGCATCGTAACAAGCCATGCTGTCGGGGCAGCGTTTGTTCAACATCTGTTTATCGGTTTTGGCATCATATCCATATTCATTGCCATCCCGTTTATCATCGTACAACAAGATTTTAAACGCATGCTCGCATTTTCAACGGTCGAGCACATGGGAATCATCGCGGTTGCGATCGGAATCGGCGGGAAGATCGGTTGGACGGCTGCCTTGATCCAGATGTTTCATCATTCCATGGCAAAATCCATGCTGTTTTTGGCATCCGGAAACATCGCACAGAAATATCATACGAAACACATCGCCCGTGTTTCGGGAATCATGAAAGTCATGCCTTATACGGGTGTCGTCTTTTTGATTGGTGGACTTGCGATCACAGGTGTTCCTCCCATGAGCATTTTTACAAGCGAATTTGGAATCATTACGGCAGGGTTTGCACAAGGACATGCAGTTTTGGCAAGTACGCTTGTACTGTTTGTTGCGATTATATTCGGTGCCATGATGTTTCATATGGCAAAAATGGCATTTGGCGAGAAAAGGGAACGAATGGATATTGGCGAAGTGGGAAGATTATCGACCGTTTCGCTCTTCATTCCACTGGCGTTTGTTTTGCTTCTCGGACTTTATATGCCGGAAACGGGCCAACAGTTGTTTCAACAGGCGATGTTAGTAATCGAAGGAAGTGGTAAGTAA
- a CDS encoding hydrogenase produces the protein MLISDMFDVLSFALMICSIAIVGCQRIVTAIRILALQSFILGGVAIATAYRTHVTELYGIAFLTILLKGIIIPWILHFTMRKIGLYRQTEKVFSREWSILISTALLIVGYSAIYRLGLNDTYIEKQYLPISIAILLIGLFVMMTHKKAVMQGIGLIVMENGLFLTALSMTYGMPSLVEIGVFFDVVVAVVLISTLTRRMEQMFQSTNTDQLRRLKG, from the coding sequence GTGCTTATAAGCGATATGTTTGATGTGTTGTCATTTGCTTTAATGATTTGCTCCATCGCGATCGTTGGATGTCAAAGGATTGTGACAGCGATTCGCATCTTGGCTTTACAATCCTTTATTTTGGGAGGTGTTGCGATTGCAACAGCATATCGTACACATGTAACGGAGTTGTACGGCATTGCGTTTTTGACGATTCTTTTAAAAGGAATCATCATTCCCTGGATTCTGCATTTCACGATGCGCAAGATTGGCTTGTATCGTCAAACGGAAAAAGTATTTTCACGTGAATGGTCGATTTTGATTTCAACTGCTTTACTGATTGTTGGATATTCTGCCATCTATCGGCTAGGGTTGAATGATACGTATATTGAAAAACAATATTTGCCGATTTCCATTGCGATCCTTTTGATCGGATTGTTTGTCATGATGACACACAAAAAAGCGGTCATGCAGGGAATCGGGCTGATCGTAATGGAGAACGGTCTGTTTCTTACGGCGCTTTCCATGACATACGGCATGCCGTCCTTGGTAGAGATCGGCGTATTTTTTGACGTTGTTGTCGCAGTTGTCTTGATCAGTACGCTCACACGTCGAATGGAGCAAATGTTTCAAAGTACGAATACCGACCAGTTGCGTCGCTTGAAAGGATGA
- a CDS encoding respiratory chain complex I subunit 1 family protein: MSVYYGLLQTCFLLLFAPLLHGIIRKTKALLQGRIGPSLFQSYHDLRKYMCKDSMVSEHASWIFSITPYVCFGLMTAATTLIPLLSANSWFSMTGDFILIVYMFGLSRIFTALAGMDTGGSFGGMGASRDMFLSGLAEPVLFITFVAIAWPMKTTNLSHVVGYLSDHGVSFVAPSYWMIVLAFFLILLTETGRLPIDNPDTHLELTMIHEGMLLEYSGKQLGLMLWSAWLKQVLLFALFLDFCFPYGIIAVLTPFSFLLAIGSFAIKTIVLGVIVAFVEMSYAKMRLFKVPQMLTAAFFIAIFAVVSEFWR, translated from the coding sequence GTGTCAGTTTACTATGGATTGTTGCAAACGTGTTTCCTGTTGCTCTTCGCGCCTCTCTTACATGGGATCATTCGCAAGACAAAGGCTCTTTTGCAAGGAAGAATCGGACCATCCTTGTTCCAATCCTACCATGATTTGCGAAAATATATGTGCAAGGACTCCATGGTATCGGAACATGCATCGTGGATTTTCTCCATAACTCCTTATGTATGTTTTGGTCTTATGACAGCAGCAACTACTTTGATCCCGTTACTATCTGCAAACAGTTGGTTTTCCATGACAGGTGACTTTATCCTCATTGTTTATATGTTTGGATTGTCGCGCATTTTTACTGCACTGGCGGGCATGGATACTGGAGGATCCTTCGGCGGAATGGGGGCAAGCCGGGATATGTTCCTTTCCGGTCTTGCCGAACCCGTTTTATTTATAACGTTTGTTGCGATTGCATGGCCCATGAAAACAACAAATTTGTCCCATGTTGTCGGATACCTTTCGGATCACGGCGTTTCCTTTGTCGCACCGTCGTATTGGATGATCGTTCTTGCATTTTTTCTTATTCTATTGACGGAAACCGGTCGTCTTCCCATCGACAATCCGGATACACATTTGGAATTGACGATGATTCACGAAGGGATGCTGTTGGAGTATTCGGGCAAGCAACTGGGATTGATGCTGTGGAGTGCATGGTTGAAGCAGGTATTGCTGTTTGCTTTATTCCTGGATTTTTGTTTTCCCTATGGAATCATTGCGGTTTTAACCCCGTTTTCCTTCTTGTTGGCAATTGGTTCGTTTGCGATCAAAACGATTGTACTTGGAGTGATTGTTGCGTTTGTAGAAATGTCCTACGCGAAAATGCGATTATTCAAGGTACCCCAGATGCTGACAGCTGCGTTTTTCATTGCAATCTTTGCAGTCGTATCCGAATTTTGGAGGTAG